From Mercenaria mercenaria strain notata chromosome 17, MADL_Memer_1, whole genome shotgun sequence, the proteins below share one genomic window:
- the LOC123537566 gene encoding uncharacterized protein LOC123537566, whose product MSAYDHGSKDTRKRKSADKRSFRQKHYKRASEKINTRGSRRNGGFFSSQAKNICKTPKGRRWSQPIMSKCLQLYAKSPHFYKQLRDSKLVVLPSPGVIVLYKNRVKHAVGFQDDIFRWMHCEARRLEIPEESWDGGILVNEMAIQEDIQINKHGDIIELTGF is encoded by the exons ATGTCAGCATATGACCATGGAAGTAAAGACACCCGGAAAAGAAAATCTGCAGATAAACGATCCTTCAGGCAAAAACATTACAAAAGAGCAAGTGAAAAAATTAATACCCGGGGCTCCAGAAGAAATGGTGGATTTTTTAGTAGCCAGGCAAAGAATATATGTAAAACCCCGAAGGGCAGGCGATGGAGCCAACCTATAATGTCTAAATGCCTCCAGTTATACGCCAAGAGCCCTCATTTTTATAAGCAGTTAAGAGACTCTAAGCTGGTAGTTCTCCCTTCTCCTGGTGTGATCGTTTTGTACAAGAATCGGGTAAAACATGCAGTTGGATTTCAAGACGATATTTTCAG ATGGATGCACTGTGAAGCTAGACGTCTTGAAATACCAGAAGAAAGCTGGGATGGTGGAATTCTTGTGAATGAAATGGCAATACAAGAAGATATCCAAATTAATAAACATGGTGATATTATTGAACTCACAGGATTTTAA